A section of the Carya illinoinensis cultivar Pawnee chromosome 12, C.illinoinensisPawnee_v1, whole genome shotgun sequence genome encodes:
- the LOC122289938 gene encoding sodium/calcium exchanger NCL-like: MSNRLIVFFLFLVLLVVASPGHGRSIAHPQYLSSSTDLVSDGVHQLQGPPFLALNLPSTSAESTCEQTYGFLPCTTTVLGNLFLIVVYGYLMFLSATYLSKGSELLLEILGPGIVGGLFLPVLGALPDAMLILVSGLSGSTATAQSQVSVGMGLLAGSTVMLLTIIWGTCVIVGKCDLVDSVAQDAKDTKGFSLTESGVSTDIWTSYAAIIMVISVIPFLIVQIPQILDSTSGRHLAVLIALIVSLLLLVSYCFYQVLQPWIQKRKIAYVKHKHVILGLLKHLRQRALGRLLRDDGEPDRDVIEKLFAAIDSNGDGHVSREELSALVVGIGFEEIDLDQDDAVVKVLNDFDTSRDSAIDKDEFFDGISRWIKRAKRTQVAKPDPGPNTMNFLNDFHEETKREHDLLDVGDQGEEVVEKDGGSRWTSIKAVLLLLLGTIIAAAFADPLVDAVDNFSDATSIPAFFISFIALPLATNSSEAVSAIIFASRDKRTTASLTFSELYGAVTMNNVLCLSVFLALVYIRGLTWDFSSEVLVIVIVCLVVGVFASFRTHFPLWTALVAFLLYPFSLALIYVLDYILGWS, encoded by the exons ATGTCTAACCGCTTAATCgtcttcttccttttcctcgTCCTCCTAGTCGTTGCTAGCCCCGGGCATGGCCGCTCCATCGCCCACCCTCAATACCTGTCGTCGTCTACTGATCTAGTTTCCGATGGTGTCCACCAGCTTCAGGGCCCACCTTTCCTTGCTCTCAACTTGCCCTCCACCTCCGCTGAGTCGACCTGCGAGCAGACCTACGGGTTCCTTCCGTGCACCACCACCGTGCTCGGCAACCTATTCCTCATCGTCGTCTATGGCTACCTCATGTTCCTCTCCGCCACGTATTTGTCCAAAGGGAGCGAGCTCTTGTTAGAGATTCTTGGCCCCGGTATTGTTGGCGGTTTGTTCCTCCCAGTCCTTGGTGCCCTTCCCGACGCCATGCTCATTCTCG TATCTGGTCTTTCTGGAAGTACAGCAACTGCTCAAAGTCAGGTTTCTGTTGGAATGGGCTTGCTAGCTGGGTCAACTGTTATGCTTCTTACAATAATATGGGGAACGTGTGTCATTGTTGGCAAATGTGACCTTGTTGATTCAGTTGCACAAGATGCAAAAGATACAAAAGGGTTTAGCTTAACTG AATCGGGCGTTAGTACTGATATCTGGACTAGCTATGCTGCAATCATAATGGTTATATCTGTCATCCCATTTTTAATTGTGCAAATACCACAAATTCTGGATTCAACTTCGGGGAGGCACTTGGCAGTCTTGATTGCGCTTATTGTCTCTCTCCTACTATTGGTTTCCTATTGCTTTTATCAG GTCCTTCAGCCTTGGATCCAGAAGAGAAAAATTGCTTATGTGAAGCACAAGCATGTAATATTAGGACTGTTAAAGCATTTAAGACAGCGTGCACTGGGGAGATTGTTAAGGGATGATGGTGAACCTGACAGAGATGTCATTGAAAA GCTTTTTGCTGCAATTGACTCAAATGGTGATGGACATGTTTCACGTGAAGAATTGAGTGCATTAGTTGTAGGAATTGGGTTTGAGGAGATTGACCTGGATCAGGATGATGCTGTAGTAAAAGTATTAAACGATTTTGATACATCTCGTGATTCTGCTATTGACAAGGATGAATTTTTCGATGGCATTTCTAGATGGATAAAAAGGGCAAAGAGGACGCAGGTTGCCAAACCTGATCCTGGTCCAAACACAATGAACTTTTTAAACGACTTTCATGAG GAAACAAAGAGAGAGCATGATTTGTTGGATGTGGGGGATCAAGGTGAAGAAGTAGTTGAGAAGGATGGTGGTTCCAGATGGACCTCTATCAAAGCAGTGCTATTGTTATTGCTGGGAACTATCATTGCCGCCGCATTTGCTGACCCGCTGGTAGATGCTGTCGATAACTTCTCTGATGCAACTAGCATTCCTGCTTTCTTCATCTCCTTCATCGCGCTGCCTTTGGCTACCAACTCTAGTGAAGCTGTGTCTGCAATTATATTTGCTAGCCGTGACAAGAGGACAACCGCGTCACTAACATTTTCTGAG CTATATGGGGCAGTAACGATGAATAATGTTCTCTGCCTCTCAGTCTTCTTAGCCCTCGTTTACATTAGGGGATTGACATGGGATTTCTCATCTGAAGTGCTGGTTATTGTTATTGTCTGCCTTGTGGTGGGGGTTTTTGCTAGTTTCCGCACCCATTTCCCACTCTGGACAGCTCTTGTAGCTTTCCTACTTTACCCATTCTCCCTGGCACTGATTTATGTTCTTGATTATATTTTGGGCTGGTCATAG